A genomic stretch from Aedes albopictus strain Foshan chromosome 2, AalbF5, whole genome shotgun sequence includes:
- the LOC109407266 gene encoding uncharacterized protein LOC109407266, translating to MHNKDIVARSLTKKYSMLRSINAEIPQALWFYPNGRGPGKHSGKIHYHIEYMVKKDRKQVRSKTPAESNDTSPIEGNGSQACDNETLLAMIEKLKYIVPTDASLEVIKDDWMQTFDARKKIRDSKDVATLVDRMIENFPLSIEFDGSLIATDFALMFPNATNFLDTWDSIQSKIAERHHSLHTSMKSQFFRTLMIVKEKNPSRGVKRVVKGAQKITNLLEGVIEWINHEDDVQQFAASYAKTRLPVLVIKGPQYEDTEEAEAYVCLNKRAFAAGTDVRRAFLLLIQTFYFFNLKFEASLSNFYNVFVGGSLEHRQNVYNS from the exons ATGCACAACAAAGATATTGTTGCCCGATCATTGACAAAGAAGTACAGCATGCTGAGGTCCATCAACGCCGAAATTCCACAAGCCTTGTGGTTTTATCCAAATGGTAGAGGACCTGGAAAACACAGTGGAAAGATTCACTACCACATTGAATACATGGTCAAAAAGGACCGGAAACAAGTTCGATCCAAGACACCGGCGGAATCGAACGACACTTCTCCAATTGAAGGTAACGGAAGCCAGGCATGTGACAACGAAACCCTACTTGCaatg ATTGAGAAACTGAAGTACATCGTACCAACGGATGCATCGTTGGAGGTCATCAAAGACGACTGGATGCAAACATTCGATGCAAGGAAAAAAATCAGGGACAGCAAAGACGTCGCAACATTGGTTGACAGGATGATTGAAAATTTTCCATTGTCGATTGAGTTTGACGGATCATTG ATTGCTACCGATTTTGCTTTGATGTTTCCGAATGCCACGAACTTCCTGGATACATGGGACTCGATTCAATCTAAGATCGCTGAAAGGCATCACTCCTTGCACACATCCATGAAATCTC AATTTTTTCGAACACTAATGATTGTTAAGGAGAAGAATCCATCCCGAGGTGTGAAACGCGTCGTCAAAGGAGCCCAAAAAATCACGAACCTGTTGGAAGGTGTTATCGAGTGGATAAAT catGAAGATGACGTTCAGCAGTTCGCCGCTTCGTACGCTAAGACCAGACTTCCAGTGCTGGTAATCAAGGGACCGCAATACGAGGATACAGAGGAAGCAGAAGCGTACGTCTGCTTGAACAAACGCGCGTTTGCAGCTGGGACAGATGTTCGACGAGCATTTCTACTTCTCATACAAACGTTCTATTTCTTCAACCTGAAGTTCGAAGCTTCGCTCTCCAACTTCTACAACGTCTTCGTAGGGGGGAGTCTTGAACATCGACAAAATGTCTACAACAGTtga
- the LOC134286825 gene encoding histone H3.3-like codes for MSLNFARWFGEGALKEECVLVPVWLLSGRYFDRHEAVKASSKHLVTKAARKSIPWTDAVKKPHCYRPGTVAPREIRHRLHRVADPLFEDTNLCATHTKRVTIMLKDIQLARRIRERV; via the exons ATGTCGCTGAATTTCG CTCGTTGGTTTGGAGAAGGAGCGTTGAAGGAGGAATGTGTTCTGGTGCCTGTTTGGTTGCTGTCGGGACGCTACTTCGATCGTCATGAAGCAGTAAAAGCTTCTAGTAAGCATCTGGTCACAAAGGCCGCCCGCAAAAGCATTCCCTGGACCGACGCAGTCAAGAAGCCGCATTGTTACCGGCCGGGAACGGTAGCTCCGCGGGAAATTCGTCACCGACTCCACCGAGTTGCTGATCC ATTGTTCGAGGACACCAATCTGTGCGCGACCCACACCAAGCGCGTCACAATCATGCTGAAGGATATCCAGCTGGCCCGGCGCATCCGCGAGCGTGTTTAA
- the LOC109404945 gene encoding cleavage and polyadenylation specificity factor subunit 5 gives MATQSVNKTGSGWPRRTSQGTLNDISKPQGKESMTLNRTINLYPLTNYTFGTKEPLFEKDPSVPARFQRMRDEFDKIGMRRSVEGVLLVHEHGLPHVLLLQLGTTFFKLPGGELSAGEDEVEGLKRLLTETLGRQDGVKQDWIVEDTIGNWWRPNFEPPQYPYIPPHITKPKEHKRLFLVQLHEKALFAVPKNYKLVAAPLFELYDNSQGYGPIISSLPQALCRFNFIYM, from the exons ATGGCTACCCAGTCCGTAAACAAAACCGGCTCCGGCTGGCCGAGGCGCACCAGCCAGGGCACCCTGAACGACATCAGCAAACCGCAAGGAAAAGAATCCATGACGCTTAACCGGACGATCAATTT ATATCCGCTCACGAACTACACATTCGGCACGAAGGAACCGTTATTTGAGAAGGACCCTTCGGTGCCGGCACGGTTCCAGCGTATGCGCGATGAGTTTGACAAAATCGGAATGCGACGATCGGTGGAAGGGGTGCTGCTGGTTCACGAACACGGTCTTCCGCACGTCCTGCTGCTTCAGCTGGGAACGACTTTCTTCAAATTGCCGGGCGGAGAGTTGAGTGCCGGAGAGGACGAAGTCGAAGGGCTCAAACGATTACTGACGGAG ACTCTAGGCCGGCAGGATGGCGTCAAGCAGGACTGGATCGTCGAGGACACAATCGGCAACTGGTGGCGACCGAACTTTGAGCCCCCGCAGTACCCGTACATTCCGCCGCACATCACCAAGCCGAAGGAACACAAGCGGCTGTTTCTGGTACAACTGCACGAGAAGG CGCTATTTGCCGTACCCAAGAACTACAAGTTAGTGGCGGCTCCGCTCTTTGAACTGTATGACAACTCACAAGGATATGGCCCGATAATTTCGTCCCTACCGCAGGCACTCTGCCG GTTCAACTTCATCTACATGTAA